Within the Methanomicrobia archaeon genome, the region GCATCTCGCGCGGCCTTCCTGAAGCTCTCCGCATGATCCTTATTGTGCGCTATCCAGTGCTCTAACTTCTTCTGTAATCGGAGAGCCTGCTCCTTCTTATCCTCTCTCATCTCGAGGAATATCACGTGCCAGCATCCCAGGAGCTGAGATATCTCTTCTGCTCGTCCGTCAGTTCTTCTATCTCGACGCCCATCGCCTTCAACTTCAAACGCGCCACCTCCTCATCGATCTCTTTCGGCACCGAATAAACCTCGTTATGCAACTGCTCGTGATGCTCCACGATGTGCCGCACACACAACGCCTGATTCGCGAAGCTCATGTCCATCACTTCAGGTGGATGCCCGAACGCAGCAGCGAGATTCACCAACCTGCCTTCAGATAATAAATACAACCTTCTCCCGTCCCGCATGACGTACTCAACCACCTCTTCCTTTACTTCGTTCGTTTCGACCGCAAGCTCTTCGAGGTCAGGAATGTTAATCTCGACATTGAAATGGCCGGAATTCGCGATGAGCGCGCCATCCTGCATCAGCTCGAAATGCTCTCGCCGTATCGCTGAGATGTCCCCCGTGACCGTGATGAAAAGATCGCCGATCTTCGCTGCTTCCGTCATCGGCATTACCCGGTAACCGTCCATAACTGCCTCTAAGGCCTTCCTCGGATTCACTTCCACTACCACTACGGACGAGCCATGCCCTTTTGCCCGCAACGCCACGCCTCTACCACACCAGCCATAGCCAACCACCACGACCGTCTTACCGGCAAAGAGGAAGTTGGTTGCGTTCATTATCCCGTGCAGGGTCGACTGTCCGGTTCCGTAGCGGTTGTCAAACATCATCTTCGTCTCCGCATCATTCACCGCGATGACCGGAAACCTCAGCCTCCCTTCGGCTGAAAGCGCCCGTAACCGTATGACCCCTGTCGTTGTCTCCTCGCAGCCGCCCTTAATGCCCTCAAGCCCCCGCTCATGCACGCGTGCGATTGTATCCGCGCCGTCGTCAAGGGTCATATCGGGGCCGATCTTCAACGCCTCGTCCAGGCATTCGTAGTACTCTTTCTCATTCTCGCCCCGGAAGGCATAGACATGTATCCCCTCAGCCGCAAGTGCGGCAGCGACATCATCCTGTGTGCTGAGTGGATTTGAGCCCGTCAGTGCTATTGTTGCACCGCCCGCCCGCAGTGTTAGAATAAGGTTCGCCGTTTCTACCGTGACATGGAGGCAGGCCACGATCTTTACACCCTCTAAGGGTTTCTCCTTCTCATATCGCTCCCGTATGATCTGCAGAACCGGCATCTGTCTCCGTGCCCATTCTATACGCTTCTTCCCTCTTTCCGCAAGGGTTATATCCTTAATTATGAAATCTTTCATCATACCACCTTCATTTATCTCTGCTGAATTGATGAATGAATTATACTATAATAAAAACCCTTTTATCTTCATAGACGCTATCCGAGAAGTGAAGGTAGTTAGTGAGTGAGTAAGTAAGCAAGCGGGTAAAGGGGAAGAGGAGAAATGATTGTAAAGGAGATACTGAGCGAAAGTGTATTGACACTTGCGGAATCTAAGGAAATATTAACACCTCTGAGGACGAGTGGCGAGGGCACGAAGAAGAAAGAGGGCGAGGAAGAAGAGGTGGAGATACGTTACGAGAGGAGAAAAGCTTCTGAGCATACCGCAAAGTTCGCGAAGCTCAGCGCGGAAGACTCGCGGGTGCTGATAAACGAGTTGCTCGAACTACCGAAGATGAAAGAGCTGATAGCGATACGGATTGCTGATATTATGCCAAAGAGCCCGAATGAGGTGCGGGCGATCTATGCGAAGGAACGATTTACCCTTACCGAGGCTGACATAGAGGGCATACTCGATTGCGTTGCGAAGTATGTGTGAATGAATACTTGACTGATTGACGTTGTGTGTGGGGTAATGCTTTTTGGAGGTAAGAAGGGATGAGAGGGTATGCGTATGAGAAGCGGGGCAGGATGGAGAAGGGGCGGAGTGCTGGCAGGCAGAAGCGGCGAGAGATTTATGTCCGCGTCATCGATTTTCTACCCTATGGACATCCTGAGGACTCTCGACCGGTCTATCAGAGGAAACCTCTTGTTCAGGCTGTTGGCGAGGATCAATTCGTCTTGATAGAACTTTCACCAAAGAAGGATAAAATACCTGAAGTGTACGACCGCGTGTACATAGGCGAAGGCGAGCGAGAAGTGATAGACCACGTAACCAAGCGGTTGAGATACGAGGAACTAACGCCGACGGCAAAGGTGGAATTACCCTACGTCCTCGAGATCATCATAAAAGAGAACGAGGAACGGTTCATAAAGGCGTTTAACAACGCAAAGCCGATCACCACACGATTACATACGCTCGATTTGCTCCCGGGGATCGGGAAGAAATTGATGTGGGCGATCGTGGAAGAGCGTAAGAAAGGGGAGTTCGCCGGCTTCTTTGACCTCACCAAGCGCGTGAAAGGGCTCCATCATCCTGAAAAGATCCTCGCGAAGCGAATCGAAGATGAAATCATCGACGAAAATATCAAATACCGGCTCTTTACACCCTAAACCGCTTCTTTCTTTCGCAAACACATACGCCCAGAAACAGAGGAGAGAAGAGGGCCAATTTCCTTTTCCTTTCACTTATTCTTTACGAGCTTTTACCGCGCTATCAAAAGCGGACTGATTACTGCGTCAAGAATTAAACACACCACCGATCGTTGTTATGCATAAATCGGAACAGATGTTATGGACCTGTACGAGCACCTCGAAGTAAAAATCAGCGGAGGGTAAAAACATACGGCGGGACGTTGCAGTCACCAGCACAATCGAAGAAGGAAGGAAAGATGGCGGTGGAGGAAGTAGCAACAATTGGCGAGGCGGTGGCGTACATGATTGATTATAAGTATGATCTCATATCAGACTGTAGAGTCCCGAAATTATTTCGTCAGGAAGTTTCACCAAAACGCATGGTGAAGCTCACGGACAGAAAGATCAAATGGGCGGTTAATCAGGTAATCAACAAAGGAGAGAGTACAGCGGTGGTTGCCGCGATATATTGTGTCTCCAGACGGAGGATACAGCAACTGGCGAAGGGCTATAAGGAAACAGGAGAATAGCCAGTGCTTGATAGGAACAGAAGACCTCGGACTCCTCTGAGCGCTGAGGAGAAGCGGATAATTGAAGCAGCCTATAACGAGTCATTCTTAGGGGCCCGTTTGCTTCGGTACCACATACA harbors:
- a CDS encoding adenosylhomocysteinase, producing the protein MKDFIIKDITLAERGKKRIEWARRQMPVLQIIRERYEKEKPLEGVKIVACLHVTVETANLILTLRAGGATIALTGSNPLSTQDDVAAALAAEGIHVYAFRGENEKEYYECLDEALKIGPDMTLDDGADTIARVHERGLEGIKGGCEETTTGVIRLRALSAEGRLRFPVIAVNDAETKMMFDNRYGTGQSTLHGIMNATNFLFAGKTVVVVGYGWCGRGVALRAKGHGSSVVVVEVNPRKALEAVMDGYRVMPMTEAAKIGDLFITVTGDISAIRREHFELMQDGALIANSGHFNVEINIPDLEELAVETNEVKEEVVEYVMRDGRRLYLLSEGRLVNLAAAFGHPPEVMDMSFANQALCVRHIVEHHEQLHNEVYSVPKEIDEEVARLKLKAMGVEIEELTDEQKRYLSSWDAGT
- a CDS encoding RNA polymerase Rpb4 family protein, coding for MIVKEILSESVLTLAESKEILTPLRTSGEGTKKKEGEEEEVEIRYERRKASEHTAKFAKLSAEDSRVLINELLELPKMKELIAIRIADIMPKSPNEVRAIYAKERFTLTEADIEGILDCVAKYV
- a CDS encoding DUF655 domain-containing protein, which produces MEKGRSAGRQKRREIYVRVIDFLPYGHPEDSRPVYQRKPLVQAVGEDQFVLIELSPKKDKIPEVYDRVYIGEGEREVIDHVTKRLRYEELTPTAKVELPYVLEIIIKENEERFIKAFNNAKPITTRLHTLDLLPGIGKKLMWAIVEERKKGEFAGFFDLTKRVKGLHHPEKILAKRIEDEIIDENIKYRLFTP